The genomic stretch ggtctgcacataagttgacctgggagatcggaaaaatctccacacttaacccaccaggctgccggggccgggattcgaaccctcgaccttccgattaagaggccgacgtcttaccaccctgccacagcgcccgtccttCTTGCACTGGAGTGGATGAGAAAAAAGCTGCTGCTGCTTTCTTACTATTGCTGTCCCTAGTACTAGCGACTATTTGGGACATAAGGCTAAATAAAAATATCAtgtgttggtttagggtaacccaaccgaccctatttttccccCCGCCAACCCTAaaactttgtttttatttctaaaaaaaatacccAACTTTTGACACATTTTGGGAACCATACTGagaccaagggaagtaacctcctttaaaatcgactaaataaaaaatttaaagtaaaaaaaaaaagctgaccCACCGACcgtatcttttttggtcactccccaaaccaacatatatttttgtttggcctaacgtGGCTGAGACTATTCTTGCAGCACTCTGTTACACATGTACTATTTATGTTTTCAGCAATTTGCCCAGCAGCTGGCCAAGTTGCACCACGAGCGAACGCTGAGCCGGCGCGTGCTGAGTGCCTGGTTCTCCTTGATCCACGGCAAGTGGCGCAATCGTGCTGAGAAGGCCTGTCAGGGCAAAGCGCAGGAGGTCTGCATGCAACTCACCGCTGACTACGAAGCCAAGATCGGCCAGGTAAGTTGCTGGAATGGTTGGTGGGGGAAataactatcaatcaatcaatcaatgagtcttatatcgcgcatattccgtgggtacagttctaggcgctctgcagtgatgctgtgtgagatgaaattttatacggccagtagattgcagccatttcggcgcatacaggcaaatccagctaactcacaaacggttaagtcaaaaattcgcttggcacacaaagaaattctggtccggaattatccctctttatctatgtgtacaaagtaccctgagctcgaaataggatttctcttacgtaagtcgaaagacggatagcacacaacagaaagtcagtcccaaagacaaagtttactctatatttactacagcaactcgaaacacgaaacttggcgtctcacactagcgcattgtgtaaccttattcccttcttctctacacggacgccacaccgactggtcagtcggcacgcaataaagtatgaactgaagttaggagggggcgaggagtaaggagggggcgaggagtaaggagaattatccaactccaagaaaacattctgaaaaaggtggggaagtggtgacaaggcagtgaacgcactcaccatgcactgacatcatacgaaagcagccacacaaacacagcacagaggcagaggcaggtgtgcagatgctttgtgagaataagcgttgaaaaccagtttgaataaaaaaaaacagcagatagagccgcatgtcataatcattcttcttgtctggctttattgactgcatgccgatcttgtggcagtgacttttcactcttcagtcggactgtacacaaaccgctctcactctccctcactgactaccctaagccctgacaactgatccttggaaattgtttggaagagtacacctctctatttctctccaatgctcttcctgctgacttcagtgacaccggacaccccactgagtttagccagcaaccccccccccccccctctctctctctctcccccccagccatgtactgtttggtgctgtggccagagaggtgtcaccggctaattgaggccagctgcactgttcactcagagcaaaactagttgactgtgtctaacttttgacaaagcaacacaactgaagggttcacagattaggtaaccgactcactggtcaaggctgcagggaaacaagagtatcttgtcaatgaaagaggttacacacagatacgcgatgctgagaacggtggccgacttttcactctttctcggagggccttcatcattgcagggactgctgtaaagaaatgcttgctcagaaactaactctttttgcattgaaacatgcaccagaactggtggacaccatcgacaatgtcaaacatgaaatcgaagcagtttgcttgaggaaacggtcgtcagcaactcaaacttctctgttttctttttttaagaaaatctgaggtgactttctttgtggccccgccccctccctctgtaaggacccccctccataaggaccgatttttgtcaacattttcaaggtcgctagagaggggttccactgtactatgaccaagtcgaaatttcggataggacacaataacaattcggtcccttcaatttcgtcttatccggatttgcctgtatttacctttcacggcctattattccaagtcacacgggtataggtagacaattattaactgtgcctaagcaattttgccaggaaagacccttttgtcaatcgtgggatctttaacgtgcacacccaatgtagtgtacacggggggaggttcggacaccgaagagagtctgcacacaaagttgactctgtgaaataaatttccgccgaacctgggatcgaactcacgctgacagcggccaactgaatacaaatccagcgcgctaccaactgagctatatccccgctataACTATGCAGGGTTCAGCCTACGGGtcgtttcttcttctctttctcttctttgttTATGGACTgtaactcccatgttcactcatgtttttgcacaagtggatttttacatgtatgaccgcttttaccccgccatgtaggtagcatacgctgatttcggtggaagcatgctgggtatctttgtgtttttataacccactgaacacggaaatggattacaggatcttttccgcggacacttggtcttgttcttgtgtgtacacacaaagggggataaggcactagcactAACAGCTCTGCACttaagttgaccttggagatcggaaaaatctccacccttaacccaccaggcggaggcggccgggatttgaactcacgaccttccaatTAGAAGGCCGATGTTTTTATTCAATACGCCCGTGCACCTGTCTACGGGTCGTTTGACGTCCTCGACCAAATTTAATGGAACATAGTGGAGGATGCTTAAGGCCAAGAATGCCAAGGGGGTCTTGTGTTTATATGGTCAGCAAGTGTTGCCACACCCAACACGGTCACAGTTGAGCGAACATGGCTGGTAGACTTAGCTCAGGGATTGCATCAATGCATGATTTTTGCCAATTTGTTGTATTGGTACCAATTTGCTGGCGTCCTGTTTTCCTTGCCACCAGGATGACATACATAAAGTAAAATAAATGTTGCCTCTTTTTCTCCAATACCAACCAAAATATCATATAACTTTCAAACACCTGAAATACATGGCTGCTGCTCTATGATAATTGTATCTCTAGCAATGAAAATAAAGCTTTCAAAGAAAGTTTTTCTGCAAAGATCATGCTCCTTGACGCAATTTTCTCCTGTGCCCTACACCTGTTAACGCTACAGTGTGCAATTTCTATTTATAGCTGTGTTGTTGGTGTGACAGTTGAACGCAGAGCTGGAGGCGATGAGGGTGGAGATTCGACACCTGCAGGGCCAGCGAGAGAAGTACGAGGGCGCCATGAAGAAGGCGTTCATGCGTGGCGTCTGTGCCCTCAACATGGAAGCCATGACCATATTTCATGAAAAATCGTCAGATGAGGGGATAGGTGAGTCAAGTCAAATCAACAGTAACCGTAACAAGACCCCTCAAGGACTTCCCCCTTGGTTTTTCAGTTTTACTGTTCAAAGCATCCGAAAAtttacccccagtttaagactccctcctttttaagacctgattttctcaaatattaggtcttaaagtgggggggttccactgtacctgagtgtgaaggggggggggggggggcaagtggAAGGGGGTGCTCAGATCAGGAAGCATTCACATAGAGACACCAAGTCAGGGGTTGCATGCAGTAACGTGACTTTATTTTAACATGTACCAGAAGGCAGTGTAGCTCGCTCCTCAATGTACAGCACAACTCTTACACAACTCGTCACAAAACTGTCCTCCGACGAAAACCGGTCAACTCGCTGATACCAAACCACCTCTAAACGAttgttcaaacacacacagaaggtCTCTTCACTTGCTCCTGCCAAACGAAGTCAATAATGGCTCAACTACACTCACAGCATTAACACAGCAACACCGACATCGTTCAATCATAAGTTGAACACAATCCAAATCACAACCTCTCTCTACGAAAAACACAAGGGGTCTGACAAAGCCCACGCTATCGGTCTGATTCTCGCGTGCACCCGTTCAAACAATCAACGAATCAGAGACAAGCATCCATACACACCCACAAGCTGCAACACACAACGTTCCTGACGgcagacacaacttgggtcaggggaagataattaaACAGGGACTAAAAGTGAGAGACAATGAAATGACCGGGAGTAACTTTACTATATCATTGGTGACTGGTCACCACCTTGTCACATGAGCAATAACGTCAACAACAATCATCATTTTCTCAATTCTCTGTATGGTGATTTATTTGTTTATGCCAAACACATGGAAGCAATGGGGAATTTTCGCAGAGAGAAAAGAATAACATTAAGGAACAATACGTTCAAGACAAATCACCCGCATCAAAAACCACAAGAACCACCATCCCTTTCTTAATACGATCTCATTGTGGCACTTGGAAAGTTGGCACAGACACTCATGTCTGTATGTCAGGTGAGTGGTTGGGTCAGGGCAAATAACAAACAACGTACATCACCACTTCATTTTCTATTTTTGGTTGTTCAGACGCATTTTTCAGTTTCACGCATTTctcagtttgtttgtgtgtgtatgtatgtattgcTTTTTGTCTTGAGAACCCATTGAGATTGATTCagcattcatcttattctttgtttcATTCCCAGCTCCCTGTTTTTTTCATGTGGCCTATTTCCGTtacttttaagacctgatgtgCTCATATTTTCAGTCTGTAAAGGGGGCtggagggagagggggtggggggagtgtCTGttgtgcagtggaacccccccccccccaacccccttttaagacctccagaaaGCTGAAAAAACTCAGGtctttacagaggctatgaacacaaaatcaggtctttacagaggctatgaacacaaaatcaggtctttaccGAGGCTATGaacacaaaatcaggtctttaccGAGGCTATGAACACAAAATCTGACATAACAGGATCTTCAAAGGAAGAAagtgttaaattggggggttccactgtattgctcTCAGTCCTCTTCGCTACCAGCGTATCTCCCATTGTGTATAGAAGTGTTGATGACAGGGAAGCTACCAGCGTATCTCCCATTTTGTATAGAAGTGTTGATGATAGGGAAGTTACCAGCGTAGCTCCCTTTTTGTATAGAAGTGTTGATGATAGGGAAGTTACCAGCGTATCTCCCATTTTGTATAGAAGTGTTGATGATAGGGAAGTTACCAGCGTATCTCCCATTGTGTATAGAAGTGTTGATGATAGGGAAGCTACCAGCGTATCTCCCATTTTGTATAGAAGTGTTGATGATAGGGAAGTTACCAGCGTATCTCCCATTTTGTATAGAAGTGTTGATGATAGGGAAGCTACCAGCGTATCTCCCTTTTTGTATAGAAGTGTTGATGATAGGGAAGTTACCAGCGTATCTCCCTTTTTGTATAGAAGTGTTGATGATAGGGAAGCTACCAGCGTATCTCCCATTTTGTATAGAAGTGTTGATGATAGGGAAGTTACCAGCGTATCTCCCATTGTGTATAGAAGTGTTGATGATAGGGAAGTTACCAGCGTATCTCCCATTTTGTATAGAAGTGTTGATGATAGGGAAGTTACCAGCGTATCTCCCATTTTGTATAGAAGTGTTGATGATAGGGAAGTTACCAGCGTATCTCCCATTTTGTATAGAAGTGTTGATGATAGGGAAGTTACCAGCGTATCTCCCATTTTGTATAGAAGTGTTGATGATAGGGAAGTTACCAGCGTATCTCCCATTTTGTATAGAAGTGTTGATGATAGGGAAGCTACCAGCGTATCTCCCATTTTGTATAGAAGTGTTGATGATAGGGAAGTTACCAGCGTATCTCCCATTTTGTATAGAAGTGTTGATGATAGGGAAGCTACCAGCGTATCTCCCTTTTTGTATAGAAGTGTTGATGATAGGGAAGTTACCAGCGTATCTCCCTTTTTGTATAGAAGTGTTGATGATAGGGAAGCTACCAGCGTATCTCCCATTTTGTATAGAAGTGTTGATGATAGGGAAGTTACCAGCGTATCTCCCATTGTGTATAGAAGTGTTGATGATAGGGAAGTTACCAGCGTATCTCCCATTTTGTATAGAAGTGTTGATGATAGGGAAGTTACCAGCGTATCTCCCATTTTGTATAGAAGTGTTGATGATAGGGAAGTTACCAGCGTATCTCCCATTTTGTATAGAAGTGTTGATGATAGGGAAGTTACCAGCGTATCTCCCATTTTGTATAGAAGTGTTGATGATAGGGAAGTTACCAGCGTATCTCCCATTTTGTATAGAAGTGTTGATGATAGGGAAGCTACCAGCGTATCTCCCATTTTGTATAGAAGTGTTGATGATAGGGAAGTTACCAGCGTATCTCCCATTTTGTATAGAAGTGTTGATGATAGGGAAGCTACCAGCGTATCTCCCATTTTGTATAGAAGTGTTGATGATAGGGAAGTTACCAGCGTATCTCCCATTTTGTATAGAAGTGTTGATGATAGGGAAGTTACCAGCGTATCTCCCATTTTGTATAGAAGTGTTGATGATAGGGAAGTTACCAGCGTATCTCCCATTTTGTATAGAAGTGTTGATGATAGGGAAGCTACCAGCGTATCTCCCATTTTGTATAGAAGTGTTGATGATAGGGAAGTTACCAGCGTATCTCCCATTTTGTATAGAAGTGTTGATGATAGGGAAGTTACCAGCGTATCTCCCATTTTGTATAGAAGTGTTGATGACAGGGAAGCTACCAGCGTATCTCCCATTTTGTATAGAAGTGTTGATGACAGGGAAGCTACCAGCGTATCTCCCATTTTGTATAGAAGTGTTGATGACAGGGAAGCTACCAGCGTATCTCCCATTTTGTATAGAAGTGTTGATGACAGGGAAGCTACCAGCGTATCTCCCATTTTGTATAGAAGTGTTGATGACAGGGAAGCTACCAGCGTATCTCCCATTTTGTATAGAAGTGTTGATGATAGGGAAGTTGTCGTTTTGCAGAAAGGGATCCCCGAATGCCAGACTACGGAAGTGGAAACGAAGAGTTTTCAAACAACTTTGGCAGCTACGCCCCTGAGAAAGCGCCTGCTGCTTACAAGTCCATACCGCAGGAAGGGGCGTGCGACTCCGACACAGCCGATGATACATCCCCCAGGATAGTCACGTCGGTGGGAACCAGACCCCACACAACCAGTACAGGACCTCGACCGGTAATGTTGGGAGGGATtggggtgtgtgttggggggggggggggggatgtgtgggGGAatgtgtttgcgcgtgtgtatgtgtgcagtgTTGTTTTCAGACCATGGTCTTGGATCGTTGATGTGTGCTTTTCTGACGCATCGTTCTGACGGGGCTGTCCTTTCGACCATAGACCATTAAAattttatcctggaccgccaactagctctctctccgctctttctctctattacgtggtagcggcctctcgcatttaggaacctacgcttacatggcctttcagaaatcagggaaacgtgatatccggtgtcgattgtaaacatggacaaagttgccgaggtaagttctgaaaatgctaaaataaactcagcaaaagtgcatatggaacatgtttttcgataagttttgttaagtttagtttggagttttggaaaatctagttcattgtcacctcccattgtcacaaataactggagcgtgctttcttttcactgtcttcgaatcgctggcctttcaaaccggacgctaagcacccctgaaagtcgagcgtcgtaacctcgaagggtcacgtgacgagttggcgctccaggctatttggtcaaTGTTTCGACCATCCCATAGTTatgacatgtacagtggaacccccttttaagaccttccctCTTTTAAACTCTGTTttgtcagattttctgttcatagcctctgtttattaacccccattttaagacttcctctatTTTAAGAACATATTTTCTCAGATtcctggaggtcttaaaaggcatGGTTCCACTGGGTAAGGTCTTCTGATCAGgaatgggaattgtccgcggaAATCTGTGATTTCCgcgaaaaggaaattacgtttcagcaaaaataagaattgtccgcggcaaaaaaaggtaaattaaattatatgtatactattgtctctctatccatgatttgcttacacgagaactatcaaaatattggtctaaatTGCTAaaaatttgttttccttccggggggctctgcccctgtaccccgccggagcctgggcggcccctgggCCTCGGCCTATTTTTagagttttttctattttggaattcccatgcctgctgaTAGAACAAAGAGCTTTTGTAGCCAGGACATATGGATCAACCTACACATGTTTCCAACAGGTTCAACTGGCCTAGTCTGCGGACAACTCAGTGTTAATGTATGTGggtgaaaggggaggggggggggggggtgacgtaTGCATGAGATTATGTGTGTATGggggtcggtgtgtgtgtgtgtgtgtgtgtgtgtgtgtgtgtgggggggggtttgtatgtgtgtgtgggtttgtgtgtgtgtatataatgtgtgtgtgtgtatatatatagtgtgtgtgtgtgtgtgtgtgtgtgtataatgtgtgtgtgtgtatatatatatatagtgtgtgtgtgtgtgtataatgtgtgggtttgtatgtgtgtgtatataatgtgtgtgtgtatataatgtgtgtgtgtgtgtgtgtgtgtgtgactgtgtgtgtgtgactgtgtgtgtgtgtgactgtgtgtgtgactgtgtgtgtgtgtgtgtgtgtgtgtgtgtgtgtgtgtgtgcatttgcatTTTTACTTGTTGAtttgggtacagtggaaccccacaggtcttaaaatagagggagtcttaaattggggataaaataacaaaatgacaggctatgaacagaaactcTGACAAAGCAGAGCCTTACAAGGaagaaagtcttaaattgggggggtcctaaaaggggggttccactgtaacaaaCTCTACTTTTGAAATAAGCCTTTGCTTGAGTTTCTGtattcaattgtttcatgtcatgtattttgaataaaatttaGTTAAAACCAAACTCTACCCTACATAACACATCCCCTCTCTTTCCACTGTATTGGTGAATCGGGTTGTTCTTCCAGACTTCAGCCAAGCAGATgtccaccgccaccaccaccaccaccaccggcaGTCACAAGCCGCGGGTGTCGTTCAAAATGCCGGGCAAGAGCAGCGGCTCAGGGGGGCGTTCCAAATCTCCCATCGTACGGCACGGCCCTGTGCCTTCTGTGGTGGTGGAAAGACACCAACCAGTCaataaggtgtgtgtgtgattggggCTGTATTGTataatatcccatgacctcccttctttgtctctgtaaatgtactctaggtatatttcttgtatttccattgttctcttgttacatagatgatgtaactattgcactcttTTACACATAAAATAGaggataaataagggtgcacgaaatacatcatagctggctctactttctgtcgtccttgacattccaaaatgcacatgtacctatagaccggatgtgcaaggggtaaccacgcttttgagaacttgcgcgagagtcgttcagtgTTATAGCTGAGTTTTAGTCTCGACTTGCCGAGACGATCATCGtagcgtcatagatttcatgacgtctgtcgtccatcgcgtcatattaaggggacgtaatctgttatgtttccttctattagctgttctatttctctcttgtgatcaacatgacaagctgtaagtgtttgagtgtgtgtgctcgttctctcaactaaaacaaaagtcaaactagcaatcgttaaaaacccagtccgtccgACCAGCACTGCTATGTTCAGACTATGCTCATGTGAAATTACAGCGTGCCCGGTACACACGCCCTTATCGGTACATCGTCGACTACGAGTGTTCTGTGGACAAGCTGTTTAATGCATTTTgcgagtatttctagctcttctgcggtgcagtaggccctatagacgatgaaggtgtccaagatctcaggagatgcgtgtgtaaccactaggtattcagtcaaatccgtgtaagaggctttcaactgATTGAGACgaccaagccaccattatgcaccgacttgacatagatcaacagacgtgcctttagaataaggtatgtgcagaggtgcctcatATGAACAGACAACcaaagcttgatgtttccgtcacactttgtcttttagatcttcatgggatatacacgttacaacactcgtgattttttatatggcttgtatttcagtcaagacccagcgggaatatcaaagggactcactcgccagaggctcgtgagtccctttaattgatattcaaccgctgggtcttgactgaaatacaagccatataaaaaaccactcgtgttgtaacctctgtgtattgtattgtattgtattgtattgtgtgtgagtgtgtgtattgtattgtattgtgtatgtgtgtgtattgtagtgtattgtattgtgtatgtgtgtgtgtgtattgtattgtgtatgtgtgtattgtattgtattgtgtgtgtgtgtattgtattgtagtgtattgtatatgtgtgtgtattgtattgtgtatgtgtgtgtattgtattgtattgtgtgtgtgtgtgtgaatgggggtgtattgtgtgtgagtgtttgtgtgtctttggcTACATTTGCATCTGTGTATGCGTactcatgtgtttgtgtgtgtgtgtgtg from Littorina saxatilis isolate snail1 linkage group LG16, US_GU_Lsax_2.0, whole genome shotgun sequence encodes the following:
- the LOC138950589 gene encoding centrosomal protein POC5-like isoform X2, coding for MDRAQRRESLEEEGEKTSISRPNNSAEQLPDFGQSSIDSQVRTSDTSADDHGRGGSFMRSMFPDARGWERDTRETVHLTTIDPDLGKMETLMDQWSLDLKRNVLSEFSQAKTVIEQRCRTELLKETNRHAKEKEALIKELDGMKEFLHTYQKTMERKDVIISNLTTAVFRQRDKTLLTRNFSNWRIQHNDAKRAQFAQQLAKLHHERTLSRRVLSAWFSLIHGKWRNRAEKACQGKAQEVCMQLTADYEAKIGQLNAELEAMRVEIRHLQGQREKYEGAMKKAFMRGVCALNMEAMTIFHEKSSDEGIERDPRMPDYGSGNEEFSNNFGSYAPEKAPAAYKSIPQEGACDSDTADDTSPRIVTSVGTRPHTTSTGPRPTSAKQMSTATTTTTTGSHKPRVSFKMPGKSSGSGGRSKSPIVRHGPVPSVVVERHQPVNKQTIGKATAVHNQRPPDERNFRRLAGQDGLGGARHVQSVRMVD